The stretch of DNA GATCGTCCAATGACGACACATCCTCATCATATAATAGAACGGACTCTCTAAAAAACCCAAATATCAAATAAGTATAGTTGATTAAGCTCAATGGAAATTGAATACCCGAAAGTCAATAGTCCCCAGTTCTCCATGGCTCCAACGAATGCGCTAGGTATGGCCATCAAGTCTTGCTTAGGCAAAGGAAATGGCACTTGGAAATAATCCTCATAAAAGGCCTGTGTCTTGGGTCCTATGACTTTGGCGTACCTAATTTTCGTAATGAACGAGAAATGTATAATCATCGATGCAAAATGTTTAAACGGATTTGGTTTCTAGTTTTTCTACTGAGCTTGGCTGATGGCTGACGTACGGACATAGATGttgaatttccattttccGTGGGCGACATCGGCCTCGATTTTGGTGAAATTGGCCACCGCGAACGCCACGAGATAAGTTGACATTAGCAGAGACGGAGCAAAATGATCCCAATAGAAATCGTCCATTCCGTCACTATAAAAGCGtccaataaaaacaagaaagttgTTTATGGTTTCATTTGGAATTTCTCTCCACTTGGATTAATACTATGTACGTACATTTGAGTTGTGTTGATCAACGGCATGTTGGACAGGGCCATCATGTCGCGATGACGTCCGAGAGTGACAGTAAAAATAGCCTTCATGTTGGGCTCGTCGAAGCATGGGAAAACTCGTCTGGCGTCTGTTGGCTCCATCTGGGACACGGCCATGTACCTGAATAAATCCAAGTAGACACATCGTCAACTAGATGAGGTCATGGACACATAGTCACATACACGGCTGATCTTGTTGGAATAACATCTGTcacacaaatttgaaaaaaggcgCTCACCTCTCCACGCCGTCTTCCATGTAAACAGAGCGGAAGAATCCAGCCGACGTCTCCGTTAGATTGGCCACGAAATTCATCGACACTGTGTAGTTGCTTCCTTTGGTAAGATTGACTTTACCCTGCTGCTGGCCGACATTCAAGCGGATGACGAGGAATTCCGCCACTGTTTCGTAATCGATCCGCTCGATTGAAAGCGTCTTGTTTGCTCCACGTTCAATTACCTAtcaatacaaaagaaaatgtcatcgTTATAGATTTGAATCGccaaataatataatatggTCTCGCGGAATTATACCTGTACAGATTTGAGATCAACTTTAATGTCTGAACTGTGGAGAACTATGCGGTCGGTCGATTGCAAACATTGGACGTCGATAGACACTCGGCCCAGCACAGTAAAGTTGCCCTTTTCCAAGATGGGCAATAGACGGACGTCATAGTGGCGAGGCAAAACGGTTCGGGGTAGTCTGGTGACGTTTTGTACGAGCTGAGATAAAGCGCCAGCCCCGAGGAACGATTGAGAAAGCGGCTGCCTCTTGCTGGGCGCCGTTGAACAGCTGTTGGCCGTCGGGTAATGAGGGCGGGCAAGAAAGTAGACGGAAAGACCAACGGCCATCACACAGccgacgaagaagaggatgactGCCAAGGCTCGACATTTGGTCACAGTCAAGCGAGGACCACCATCAGACATCGCTTCGTCGTTCACGTCAATAGTCTCCAaacgttgtcgtcgtcgtcccggTGTGGCAGCAGCACGCCTGCAATCACGCACGAAAGTGAAAACTACAGCAactgttgcagcagcagcgtcacgtctttctgcttttttctcttcttccatccaAGGTTTTGTGCGACTCGAAACAATAAGAAAGTGGACtggcaagaagaaaaggaaaagtcaCCAGCTtcactttctttatttctatgTACACAATatttccagttttcttttttgattgaatttttcgttttcaaatttggcAAATCATGGGACTGATTTACGACCAGACGATAAGCACAAGGGTCACGACGGAGAAATTCCTCGCACGTTCCACACTTTTGAATTCAAGGAGATACTCACGTTTCCTAGCAACTGTGATTGCTGTGTAGTGTTTACACACCTGACTGTCGAGGTGAATTTCCACAAGTTTTGAAGGCCGTCGGTGATGCCAAGGACCCCGCGAGATTATGAATAAATAGAATTGTTGGTTGCCCAGCAGccagaaataagaaatgaacaagagcaatttgaaaaacaaaagtgagaGGGTTATTAAATCACGTCTATATTATGGCCGTGTATACTTCCACACTGGCGGATGTTTTGGTAGAAACTGTGTACCAATACCATTCGCTGCTAGCTGCACTGTGTGCTGGCTTGGAAACCGATTCAACTAGTGGGCAACTCGGACCGGACCCAACTCTTTGCGGTTCCGTGCTGTGTCTTCTGGTACGAAAGTGCCTTTGGGCGACTAAAACTTGAGTTACAGGTTATACAGCGTATATATAGTGCTGGAAAAGAGACATTgggttctttctttctctttaagACTTGCCTCGTCGCTATAGTTCCATTTGAATCTCCAAGTTTGGGCCCGCCCAGTTCGATGAAAACGTTCCCATCGTAGCTATACTCACAGCAGGCTATAACGGCccaaggggaaaaacaaaagcttCTCAGACTGTCGTTGATGAATCGCACTGCCATTAATAACTCAACAAAGTGACTGCTGAATGTCTGAGCAGTTGCATTAAAAAACGAGAGCAACACTCAATACATTCcgcaaaattttctaattaaacGTATTTGACTTTCTAATTAACTTTGGTCAGGTTTCAGCAGCTGTGATTAATAATCGTGAATATGTGTAAATAAGGAGAagtcgagtcagtcgcctctCCACATTTGGTCACTGTTCTTTTGCAACTCATTCGGATAGTTTTTCATCGGTGATATCGCCTTTCCATCAGTTGGCGGACGAtccaaaacaaattcttgGACCGTGATTGCGTTTTATTATTCTTACGCAATCTTCATAATGGTTGGATGGAGACGTGACCAGCCAGCTGTCttgtcaaattatttttcaatcgatgGACGTCAACGCTATTTGCATTGGCTCCTATATAGTTTATTTAACTTATAAGACAGATCGTCGTTTTCCTGTTTTCCCGAGTTAACTAACAAGCCAAACTTTCGCCAAATTTGGGAGGCATCGTTGTCACGATCTGGGTGCGGTTTCTGACTGTCAGACTACGGCCATTCACTGGCCATTCAACTTCCAATTAAGCGTGAGTCGTACTCGGCACAGTGAAAACCTTGTCAGGTAAACAGGATGGAACGTTTATTTAGGTAAATTCAAGGTGAATTCAAGGACGAGCTAGACCCTAGTTATATCCCTGATATGTTTCAATGATAGTTTCACTTGAATTTTCTCTGAGGATGTCTTTAACTAAATTTACAATTTCTCCCTCTAAATCAATACCTCCGTGCTTATTGTCACTACCTGTCGAGTCCAGCagctgaattttaaaatacacaTTTGAACCTTATATTACTTGCCTATCCGTTGAACATTCCTTCTAGACAGCTCATATAGCCATAAAGTATACCTTTTATTCCTAGAAAATGCACAAGGAAATGGCatccgccccccccccccccccgtccaCCAACTCTAATTCCtttttgaacaacaaaatcatattAGGCCtacctttgaaaaataaataaggggTTTCTTCAAAGAAGTTGTCGCTAGAATTTGATACTTTCTGTTATTGTGTCTTTGATCCACCAGTCGTTTAGAGTGACAGAAATATCTAGCGCAAACAATAATTATCGATTCAGCAACAGAAAACGGTCGGCGAAAGAATGTTTCACCTCAAACTGCAGAGTATAAggctaaatatttttaaagctaaaCCAGGTAAAATGTGTTCACCTCTTATGTTGAACACAGCAGCGGCCCGCATTAATGCTTACAGTCGTTGCACAAATCTTGGATTTTCAACCTTTCATTCCTCCACTTTTACGTGGAAATCAAATGTTATTGGGCTTATAATTGTAATGACCTAGACCGACCTTGTTTTTCTCGCTTTTCTCTCATCTTATCGACGTTGATTTCCCTATAATACGACGCGCATCTCAATTTTTATGGTCACTCGTCGTCTCATCGGAGCGCAGTACAGCAGTTGAGTCTTAACGTCATTTCTTGGCGCAATCAGTTTAACAACCTCGTTTTCTAAAACCCTAACATCTCCCCATCAAAATGTCGTGCATTAACACTTGTTCTCCAAAGTCATTTTGGAGTaagtgatttttaaaaaacaaacttttataTGACTTTGCGCGTTTCCTTAATTCAATTCTTGCCCCAAGGTATGGTCATCAAACCGAAGAACAAGTATTCGTTCACTGTTGAACGGTCTTTCCACATTTCCAAAGCTGTTATTGATTTCTCTTCACGCCCTCGCGATAATTACGGAGTTTACCTTCATTCCGCCATGACAAGTCTAGTGGTGGACTGTGGGGATCAAAAGGGAATCATCCTTTGCAATCTTGGCAATcaagaaaccaagaaaatgcTGAGGCCAGAAGCTGACCTAGACGTACACTTTCAGACTGGGCAGGAAATCACACTTTATTCCGTCAAACTTCACCCCGACGAGTCCACTAATAATCTCTACCAAACGTTAACAATCCATTTGTCGGGTTATGAGATTACTGTCTAGCACGCTGTTGAAAATGGTTAGTATTAATTACTACAGAGACCTATCGTTTGTTTACACACAAATTctaaaataatcaagaaattaaaatacagCAAAACCTTTATAAAAATGCCCTTCATTTCGTTTATAACTTAAGAAAGGGTACGCAGGCAAAAATTATTCGCCTTATTAAAATCTGATTAAGAATCAAATGATTTAGACGAAATGATGCGAGCGTTAGTCGTGGAACTTTATCTTCAAACGGTTTTACGAGTCAATTGTAGAATCGGGtcagaaaattaaagaaaattgtgaaatatttttgaacattaatctgtttattcatttttcggCAACGATTgatccatttttttatgtgattTGGTTTTTCGTTAATTGCCTGTGTCTGGTTGCAAATCCTGAAAAGTGTGTCTATCCCAAAATAATTCCAACACAAGAAACGGTGCTaaacagaaaaaggagaaaaccaaAGTTGAGAACAATTTGTGCGCATAGACGACGATGCTGTTGGTCATTTCAAGAATTTCTTGGTGTAGTTCATCCTCGTCAacattgaaattaaacaaCGGAAAGTTGATTCGTAAgtcttcttttggtttctgCTCCGATGTTATAGCGGAAGGGATGATTATTGGTACCTTGCATAAAGGGCATGTGGACTTAACTTGAATCCAATTCCAGAGGCAACTGTAGCAAAAGGTATGTCCGCACTGTGGCCGCGACGCGTTGACATGGGGTTCCAGGCATATAGAGCATACTCCGTCGTCGAAAATGAtcgcgtttttctttttcgcttcttGATTTACATTTCTGTTCATGTAATACAATTGAATCTTTTTGAAGCAGTTTTCGTTTATGAGAAGGCAGACGAACCAAATTTGTATAGGGTGAGGATTTGAAATTTGGGGCAAGATGATTATTCCTTCGACGATATTAAACGCTTCTAACATAAACGTCAGGCTAAGTATAGATGAAATGATTgcgaaataaaagttgaaaatccAACCGTAGGCGTCAAACACAGATCGGATTTCGGGGCGACTTAGTgggatgaaaaggaaaattggaCATAGAGGCATTAAAGCCAAAAAGCAGGATAGTAAGTCAATCCAATAAGAATTTAAGCTTCCATTTAAGACTATATTCCAAAAACCTCCGGCGATAATCCATATACAAATCTTCATCACAAGCAATGTGAAAGTACTTATTTGAATCATTTTCGTTTGTAGATTAAAATGCTTCAAGATATCGTGTTATTTACGTCACCTCGCTGTTTCCTTAATATAGACGTTGTGTTGCACTGCATGATGAGCAAACCCTCCATCGGCTGATTTTTCGTAATTTACGATCAAAATCTCAAAAAGCAATTAATGATTCCCGACATTTTCAGTAAATTAATAGTTTTACGCATATAATTCAATATTAATCacacacaattaaaaaaaataaaaaatctaaatggaaaaaagcTACAGTTCTACCACGTTATGGAGGGATGTTATGCTGCGTAGACCAATGTTGCGCAACCAACACATTTTATAGTTAAGAATTTAGCCactagaatttctttttttaacgattcaACCAAGGGTTTTCCCCTCACGGTTGCAAGGAAAAAACCCACTCTTCGCAATAGCCGACGcaattaaattacaatttggtagaagaaaaatcagctcCCCTCAATAATATGGCGGCCAACATGGCAgcggccgctgctgctggacaccAGCGCATCGTCCGCGTTCCCATCCTCTACCACGAGAACGGTCCCAACAACAATTCCGGCGTGTCATCCAACATGACTACGTCGACTTCggcatcttcttcctctctcaATCACCTCCGCCACCCCATCGGACCCAACACTCCGACCAGCTCCAGCGGAGCTCCGTCCGGCAGCTCTTCCGGCAACCAGCAGGTCAATTACAGCggaggcaacaacaacaaaacttcTCCGCTATTATcccctcaacaacaacagcagcagcagcaaaacggGAATAACAATAACAGTGGGGGCAACATGGCGGCTCCATCGTCAGTGACGTCATCGGGCGCGTCTGCGCAACTCCCGTTCTCGTCGCTGTTCTACACTCacgcggcggcggcagcggcggccgcgGCAGCCGCGTCGCTctacagcaacagcagcgggAGCGggagcagtagcagcagcagcgtgggCTCAATGTCTTCATCGACCAATCAGGTTGGGGGCGTTCACCATCTCCACCATCACCAGCACAACCCGCATCACGGACCGGCAGCCGCCGGCAATTCGTCACGATCTCCACTCACGGGAATGGTCTGATTGGTTCAAAACACTCACGGCGGCGGCGTCGTCACAGGATGAGCCGCTATAACGGTTTATTTGATCTGCTGTACATCAGCCAAAGTTGCGCTAATATCGCTTGAGggtttatttgattaaaattgaGTTTGGCGCATTTAGTCATTTGCATCgtcccattttgttttgaaaaaaaaattatcaaaatgaaaaacgctTTGATTTCGGTCGATTGTGCGGaatcttttttaacttaatttcATTCCCCACCGCGTTGATACTTAATTACAATTGCGTTCAATCTTAGccgttttttgttgtgtgtccgTATGGTCGGGTCTCTTTTCCATTGTTGAATGTTGtcgttttcttccattttcttaatttaaaaaacaattaaatctTATTCGGTTGTGCTAAATATTcgctcatttttaaaaaaaggaaatgtgtcTCGTCCTTGATTCTCCCTGTTTGTCGTCATTCCATTGGCcgtattattttaaatcttttttgtaattctttcCATCAGCGTGTGTCACTCTACTTATTATTAATGCCGTGCTGTCTAAATACCCTCGCATCATTGACTGTGGccataatataaaatattcccaccaaatggaaatggataaacaaatacaaaaaaggaaataattttcaaacgtCATTATAATTTACAAACATGTCGACAATTCGGTAGGATAAAATTGCcaattaatcaaattgaatccCATCAATTTCAAGCGAACGGGAATTGACGGGGTGGATCCAATTTCTCGTGGCACGAACTGGTGAATGAGTTTCGCCTTTCTTCGTTTGTGAAACGAGAAACTCGAGAAAAACCCACGTCGTCCCAACAGCATCAGTAGCCTAGCTATACAGGCGCTCCGATTTCGTTCACGGGTGTGAGTGTATAACTAAGGATGGGGAGGGGGGCAGCAGTTATCGTATTGCGGTTAGACGCCGTTCGAGTGTTACATATTGGCTTGTTGAATGGGTAAACGATTCAGAACAGTCGGTGGATGTCGGTGAACGAGGCAAGTCGCAGCAAtgcgaaaaatattttctgcaCTTGCTGCGATTTGAGTTCATTGCCGGACATGACCGATGTTTTCATATTCGCTGGCAATGGGAATGGAGCAGTTGGACATGGGGTCTAGAAATTAATTCTGTGTCCAATaaggccaatcagcgtacagcgttTTAAAGAGGCTGTACGCTGATCGGCTCTATTGGACACACAATTGTtttccagacctggcaacgcaggatcACCAACTGCTCCATTTGGGTATTTCTACTGGTTCGGTGATCAATTGATAATTGATATTCGATTGGACACCGAACCAGTAGCAATCACAATTTCATCGAACTGGCAACTTTGAACGTTAGCCAACTTTATaattccctcttggcttccaagagggtTTTTGCGGTTCGGATTGGGGGAAGGGAATTTTAACTTGTAGGGATAACGGGAGGGGGGGGATTTAACATTTAAGTCGGGGGGTCATTTATGGTGTGGCcataataaaatagaaaagcaagcttatcagctcgccgaagggatagtcgtaaagCCAATCGGCGGCTGTGActactttttcacttttagGTCGGAATACCTGGgctgttgtttgttgtttaggCTATCCAAAAATTGCCTTTAGTGATTaaaccccccctcccccaaccaaaaaaaaaaaaaaaaattattgcagaaaacaagttttgaaaaaaacttttagcCGTTTTGGGGCTATCATCCGCTTTTTCAGTAGCAGCGTGTTGAGATGGTTGGGAAATTTCGGAAACTACAATgttaagaaagaagaatcacCAAAACTTAGGCCTAATAGTTACAAAATACAAACCCtgagggaaataataatgacaCATATATGGGACATTACTGTATACAGTCGCGGCAAATAGAACGGAAACGAATGAGCATAcaccatacacacacatataaaagCTGAAAGAatatagaaaaatcaaattttcttcttctgttttgtacggagagaaaggggggggggcagcaGTTATCGTATTACGGGAGGGGGGGATTTGACATTTAAGTCGGGGGGTCAtttaatatattatattatatagtatTATATAGTGGTTGTGTTATTTTACCAAGTTCCGTGCAGGCACTACTGGCCACAAATGGGATCGCAGCTGCTATTGTCAGCCGTTCGGGGGTAACCTGAACAATAcccaaaaaaggttttaatacttttcaaacccttccaaaaaaaatttaaaaaaaatgcaaacaattttttggctgtttttttggggctggttaaaatagactttaaccgtggggggggggggggggatttcaCATTTAagtcgggggggggggggtcatttaaataaaaaataatacgcAATCAAACACCGCGCCTTGAATAATTATTCCGGCGAGTGTCGATATACGTAGGTGGGGGGGTCAGAGCACGGTTGACGCATCCTTACAATAGGGCTGTCCGtcacaaaattcaattgaccAAATTGATAAGATAAaggtctttatctgtgattttactgttgttttttctatccGAAAATGAATAGTTTTTAAAacacccccccaaaaaaattctttaaaacagaaaacaagtGTTGAAAGAAACTTTGAACTGTTTTGGGGTCAGAGTAGGGAGGTCAGAGGGGGTCTAGAGTATTATTAGCGCCGGACAGTCGCTGGATGTCAAAGAAAAGCTTGGACACAGTTGGGTCTTCTAACTAAGCGACAGCAAATCCCGAAAAACGTTCAAAAACTCCCGACTGAGACTTGATCATTTTGTCCTGTCCCCTTAATATCATTTCGTCCCAGCTCCATCCATTTCcacctctttctctctctccaaatgTGTACAGGATCCACTGGGGACCCTAGAATGGCTGATGCATGCCAACAATCCTTAAGTAGATGGGGCACCAtccctttcttctctttgaaaacatttttgcctATTAGTCTGGTCTCTGGGAGCTGGgcgacaaaaaaatgtgacatGATGATTAGCAAAAGGATTGAGGTTAAATATggtagagggggggggggaggtatGACACCGCCGTGTTGCGTATGTAACTTCGTACGGCTGCAAATAGGAGATTTTCACCGTCACGAAATATCTGGAGACGAAAAAATGTGTCTTGCTATTATGCCAGTGAGGGAGAGACCCAATCAAACAACTTGAATATTCTGGCGAGTGTCGATATAGGCGCCGCCATTTTCTCCCGTTGCGGGTTTACGTGGAGAATGTtgtaaaagagagagagagtcgaagATCTATCCAGTCAAGTCATACTATATACAAGTACGTTGTAGGGTATTAAAGGGGGGGGGTGCTATCTATAAATAAAGCGCAGCTATATTATGTGGGAGAGAGTTCTTTCTGGCTGCGTCTAGTCGGGGAATAATGAAGTTGAAAGCCATCAGGGGCTTTGGGTCCTCCAAACTGGGcccacacacaacacaaccgTATGCTctggtgtgtgtatgtgtgtgtcgtcTGTATACGTCTCTATAACTCGCTATTATTGAGTGAGTCTTCGAGGTGCAATGGGGCAGAGTGTCGCATGATAATGCGGCTGTCAAAGCACCAGCAGCAGGCGCTCCCCCCCTCTTTATAGACTGTAATGGCTCTTTCAAACGCCATCGATTCCCGCAGGAGTCATCAGCcgccggggaaaaaaataaataaatagggTAATATAAAGAAGATAGGGAGACTCAACTGCTCCCAACTATATAAACTCTGACTTGATGTGTTTTGATTGActgtgttttttgttgattcgtaaaaacgaaatttaaaaaaggaggaaaagaagatttttctctctatttgcAAGGTGTTCCATTATGGGGTCTAGTAAGGTTGTTTTAACACAATTCCGGGGATGAAGCGGTTGAAGCCGTTTCAAAATGACTTTGGGTGGTTAACGATATCAACTTTCATGTCAGCAGCACATGTACAGTAAAGAGCCGAGTGAGTGCTCTATCTGTCTAGTTTCTTCATCCGGAATGGATGGAACCCCTCCCATCCCCTCACAATAGATTTAGTAGTGAATA from Daphnia pulex isolate KAP4 chromosome 4, ASM2113471v1 encodes:
- the LOC124192646 gene encoding 46 kDa FK506-binding nuclear protein-like, producing the protein MSCINTCSPKSFWSMVIKPKNKYSFTVERSFHISKAVIDFSSRPRDNYGVYLHSAMTSLVVDCGDQKGIILCNLGNQETKKMLRPEADLDVHFQTGQEITLYSVKLHPDESTNNLYQTLTIHLSGYEITV